In Babesia bovis T2Bo chromosome 3, whole genome shotgun sequence, the genomic window TTTCTAGCGTTGCTTCTTTGGTCCACGTCATCCGTAGTCTTATACATGGGTTAGAAAAACACCGTGAGGTATGACTGTTGGTTTGTAGCTCTTTATTGTTTACAGGTAGCTAAAGAATCGTGGACTGTGCGTTACGTTCCTACTGTTTGTTTTGCTGCTTTCCTCTATTTCTTCAAAAGTACTTCATTTCGAAGAAGTCTATTTTGTTCTACCATGTAGGTCATTTTCAGTTTCTACTTCAATCTATTACTTAGATATTTAGAGCGTCTTAATTTTTCTTTATTAGATTTCAACCTTAGATTCTGCAGCAAGTAGGTTATTTGCAACAAAACATCAATGCTTTTCAAGGAGCAAACGATTGGAATTTATTCAGTGAATTGTATACAGCTCACATTTGGAACGTACAACATTGCCAGCTGACCAAAAATCGGTCGCTTAGTAATTATTGTGCTTCGTATAATCGTGGTAAAGCATGCTTTGAAAGACAGCTGtttaatatcgcaatattaTAACGTGCCATTATATGTTACCTTGTTTTTGTAGTCTAGAATGTACACGATTATTATCATCTAAAACAATGGGTAAATACACCATGAATGTGGCACTTTATTGAACTAATTTTATAACGGTCATAATTGCTATGGTAACTTGGCTGAAACCAACTGTAGAGCATGTTAAACATTATAGCCCCCTGGACCTGACGTGTGATATTATCACTGCTGCATTTAATTGTATGATTCAAATAGTTCGGGCCCTATTACAATTGACGATTTAGACTGGCGTTTGGCTTGCTGCATAGCTGTGAATATTGAGTATATAAGCCCTGCATTTGTACATGGTACTTGTAATGTACCGTCGGAGTATCTTATTATAACACCGTAGCACGACGCTCTACATTCTTGGATATCCGCTATTGGCACCTTCCAGATTATTGTTGG contains:
- a CDS encoding putative integral membrane protein, translating into MASQTIDRRPKPLFRALNRLEQTLNIAFDSELKIQRRARLIALVVLVSSVASLVHVIRSLIHGLEKHREVAKESWTVRYVPTVCFAAFLYFFKSTSFRRSLFCSTIYLERLNFSLLDFNLRFCSKSKRLEFIQ